In Mangifera indica cultivar Alphonso chromosome 14, CATAS_Mindica_2.1, whole genome shotgun sequence, the DNA window attaaattaggattcctatgTATTATgactttcaataaattcaaagtctttgtttgatagaaagtttagactgagttgaaatcctaatttaattaggattcctatgtattaaaattttcaataaattaagagccttaatttaataagaactcttggactACTTGGAGTCCTAACTAATTTAGGATTCATGcacactttataaataaaagtgtttagtttaagtcaaaatttttaagagcAATCCTAAACACATACATCCTAAACACACATCTCTATGCCTAAAATCTTGTTGACATAAACTTTTATTATCGTGATCTAATTTCTAAGATCTAGTTGACAGAAACCCTAACAACCTTTTTTCTGGATCATCTCTCATTCGTGCTCCACATGAATACTAAGGCGTCGCCTCAAGAGGGTTGGATAATGTTGTTTACATACCCATATGAATCTATGCAAAAAACGGGTATCTTAGATAGGTTTTAAGAtttgtgataattttaaaaattttaattttgctacaCTGCTGGTTAATGATGCCTTATAACCTTACAAACATGCTGTTTACACTTAAAActacaaaaacatttataaattataatcttaAGAAATTAAGAGACACAAAAGAATGTGACTTCAGATTCTTGTTGCCGTACATGTGTAAAGAATGTACCTCCAGTGTCATAAGGGTGACTTGACAATAAAATGTTCAATTcgagttcaaatttgagtttatttatattggAATACAATGTCACCAGAGTGTTGTTGACGAGGTGAACGATATCGtcagaaaaatgaataatattattgatagaaTAAATAATGTAATCGGATAGATAAACAAAGATCTTGAGATCAATTTATTCGAGTCAAATCATGGATTTGATATGTGTGAGCTCAAGTTGGATACACCCTTACCTATGCGTAGATTAATAAACAAGAATGGTTAACTATGATAAGAACAAAACTAGCTAGCTgctagagaaaaaaaatgttgtaaTTATCAAAGAACAAAACCAAATGATAATAACCACGAAGAACAATACTACAAGTAATCGCCACCCCTTCAGAATCAACGActtaaattctattctctcaattAGCCAACAAAGAAATTGATGAAACCAAGAACAACAACCTCAGTCTATTTAACCAGAGAAGGGAAACTTTTatcaaacaaattcaataataaataaacatgttCAGGCTCTGCCTGTCTCTGTGCTTGGTTGGCTTGTTATTGAGCCATTGCCATTTTAAAGGTGCTGAAGCATTGAGGAGTGACAAGCTTTGCAGCCAGTGCTCTAAATGTGATTCAAGTAAATGTCCTGCAAGTGAAGCTTATCCCCATATGACAGGATTCGATGACAGTCTCATTGTGGGCGCCTTGCAGTCGGATTATGTGGAAGCGAACGACAGGGGAGTTTACTCAGTTCCGGATGTCAAAGGTGGTGAGTCTGAAGAATATAATTCTTATTTTGGGTGGAAGTCTACTTCTGGTTCAGCTTCTGGCTACCACAGGTTTGGATTTTTCATATAAGAgaataatgtatatatatagcaGGATTATTATCCTTAGGAGAAATCCTAGAACAATTTTTCATAGGTTAAACCAAAACCGTCCTATCTTCCATCCGTTCGCTGGGAAGCGGGGCTCGCACCCAGAGACCTCGTCTATGCAGTGCCTTATAGTCATAGCGGTTGCAAATTCCAACTCAATATATTTGTGATACTCGTTTTAAATAGTATAAGAAAATCTACGTGATTTAGTTCTGAAATAGAATTGTTAGGTTAAGGAACAAAATCATATTATGTAAGGAGACTTAAGAGCAGATATATGTACAAAAATCTTCCTCAGGATTGTTTAAAAGAGCatatttaaattagtaattttatctgaaaaagaaatttggaaaaataaaacctGGAGCTTggtcttgatttttttttacaggTTTAGCAACTACATGGACAAGTGCTCTGGTGGGCAAAGCTACCTCACTGTGGACAAAAACGAAAAGGTGAGTCTGAGATCATTGAGCTCCCTGGAAAGCTTGGCCGAGGCTGACTGGAAGTCCATTAATCCACCGGTGAAGCTGAACCATCGTGGGTTCCGATTCTGGGTTTCTGGCAGTACTGGAAAATGCCTGACAGTTTTTCCATGGAGGAAAAATAAACGGAGTGTTGGTGTGGCTGAGTGCAAGTTTGATGGCTCAAATGTTAACCAGCTTTTTGCCTTCCGGTTCCATTACCACAAAGCCTTCTGTTGCTGTGGTGTTCACAATGAGTAATTCTTGAATTGTATTCAAAGTCAGCTATAGAGCAAATTTAGTtatttgaataatgttatatactCATTACACAGTAAAGAATTTATTTGAggtctaaaattaaaattcttaaatcttAAACTACACAAATTCTCACAAAATTATCCATGCAATCAATCAATCTAACCTTAACATCACTTTTGATTTATATACATACAAGTTATAGAAtactaaaattaatagattaggAAATCAGACAAAACTGATTGTACCATAGTTGATGTATAATCACTTCTGAATCTAATCAATTATCAATATTGCTAAAATTGGTCTTTCTTTTTTAGATACACTCAAAGTAACGACATTTATAATGATGTATTTTTATCATGCGTGCATTGGTTTTAGGACTAGtcataaaaatagaaatcaTTTTAAGATCATATATTGGTGTTGAATTCAACCTTACAATATCCGAAGTAAATTTTGTACATCAGTGGTGGAGTTCTTTGATAATAGAACAGACCTGAAGGTCTAGATAATCTTGTCTTgagaatatttaaatacaataaCGTCCAAAGAAATTTTTGGTAGTAGAAGGTGTTCCCACCAGCCTAATAGTCAATGATAGAATGGAAGTTGCACAATGTTAGGGATTACTATATTAGCATGGATTACAAGAGGGCAGGGAATGAGAATGGGAATGCTCATCAGTATAATTGTCCACTTTAAACACACAATTCTATTgagaagaaaacaattaaattagaaataccAAAAACGAACTCTCCCATACTCGATTGAATTATGTGACAGCAaattatcaatcaaaatatgattttatcacaCCAAAAATCAAAAGCAAATATAGTAGAAAAGAACACCACAATTTAAAGTGAAAACCTCTTCAATGTGAAGAGTAAAACCACGGAGCTTTGCCCAAATAATTCTCTAAAGCAACAAAGCAAAGAAATAACACAActgtacaaaaataataaatatcatagtaaACTCGAAAGCCTATATCTCATAttacaactaaaaaataaaagtcatCATCCCAAAAATAAATCCAAATGTTCCTAAAATAAGGtcaaaatttgagagaaatcCAACGGTAGATGAAAGAGAAGGAGACAGTTTTTTAAGAGTCATCTAAATAGAACTACACAACACAACTAGTACGTTCCAACATAAATAACTGCttacttgaaaaataaaacgtGATCTCCACTATTCAGAATGAAGAATGGTGAGTCTTTTACCAGAATTCCAAATATCATAGAGATCCAATGGTGAAATTGAGAGAATAAGAAAATCTCCCACATATGCGCATTGAAAACCCAAGACGacatttttgtctctttttctttcttctttttttctgacttctgtttattatttatatgtgcaTGTTGCCCCTTCTTTTGccctaatttatgaatatagtgGGTTGGggttttcattaaataaatttggattTCTTCATATAAGAAAGGACCCAAAAGCTCAACAATTCTCCCATTCCTAACTATGTGGTGGAAGATGCCAATCAGACGATCACATGACGAATCTCAAACTTCTCTCTTGGTAATGACTTCATCAACATGTCGAAACCATTACCATCAGTGTGAATCTTCTCAAGTTCAATATGGAAATGATAGGTGAAGAAGGAGATACAATGAATGCCATGCACGTATATAaaacaagaatcaaagcatgattAAAGCATATAAGAGAAGGATGAAACTTTTACCTACTCCTTTGCCTCTTATAAggatataggatgatggatTAAGCCCCTCACTTGAAGAACCTTCAAAAGAGTGAACCTTCCAAGCCAAATCTTATAGAGAGGGGAGagcttttagtttgttttataaGAGAAAGTAAACTGCAAGAATGCTTATATTAGTTCAAAACGAGCTAaaatacactttttataatgGTGACccattttgcaatttcaaaatttttatttgccctaacaaattcataatttgaagtctTACCAtacatgtatatcaaatatataccttagccaccttaatttcatctcactaacatctaaaattttaaaatcttatttttactcctatataacattttatatgattttcattatccttAGGAAGGTGCTAGCCATTcttggataattaatcctcCTTTTtgaaagcttggtttattagtgtgaccTTTTAGGTTCATCGTGGTACAACTGTGAGTCCTTTTTCAGATAATCTGAAGGTGCATCGAAAACTCAACAATTGTGATAAATATTTAGTAATGTGTCATAGCTCCTAAACcatgataaagaaatactccATCGAAACTAATATAGGTAATATTCTTCTATTGTCCAATTTATATCGATTTTTGACTCATGGATTGTCGAAGtcctaatttcaattttgtacaaatcatcgatttaaatattcagaatatgTCATAATGAATCACTTtcgtatgacttacattatactctgacTAGAGATtcgattttcaatatttattaatgttcGCTTTAAActttagattcgaatcgaattagCAGATATTCAGAATCCAATACTTTTCAAGTCAACAGATCCAATCTTGACCATCATTCTTctccacatacaaataacatatgaccAATATGACTTGTTTTACAAGATATGGTTAACCTTGTATATATATGCCACATGAATCACACGTATCCATATCGGATCTAACCATGACGTCtcaggtcaaaggattatttcataaattagtatgatcttatgataagtcattgactacaatttaatgaccatgtgacaCGACAATCATgtttaaaaaatggttttttaaatgttaatccATACCAATACATAATGGCATAATCATCATCGTCACCCTCACTAATGTCATTTCATGACATTCAATGGAGGTATTTAATATGCCttctatgtgatataattgtccaaGTTATGTCATGTTCGTAAGTAACAATTCGATGACTTagtttgtatattaagtgagtcatccgAACAGtttacatacatactttatatcattgcaaataaaagaaacaacttatgcatatgaacaaaaaaactacttcttttattaataattcacataaatataCATACAAGATTAAAATGTCCCCGAAACTGTCAACAAAAATGGTTCCTAGGGCATATACTAACACAATCAACTTGTCATTAAGGACACCACATATCCAATGATACCTCATATTGATGT includes these proteins:
- the LOC123195700 gene encoding uncharacterized protein LOC123195700; protein product: MFRLCLSLCLVGLLLSHCHFKGAEALRSDKLCSQCSKCDSSKCPASEAYPHMTGFDDSLIVGALQSDYVEANDRGVYSVPDVKGGESEEYNSYFGWKSTSGSASGYHRFSNYMDKCSGGQSYLTVDKNEKVSLRSLSSLESLAEADWKSINPPVKLNHRGFRFWVSGSTGKCLTVFPWRKNKRSVGVAECKFDGSNVNQLFAFRFHYHKAFCCCGVHNE